The Palaemon carinicauda isolate YSFRI2023 chromosome 20, ASM3689809v2, whole genome shotgun sequence DNA segment GTGGTCCGGTCTTGTTGTGCTTCATTCTATTTTCAATGTTTCGATTATTCTCGCAAATCCTTTTCTTAACATAAAATGTTCGTCGTCTTTCAAGCGATATATTAATTTGTTTGGTTGTGCCAAAGTATGTAATGTTACCTTTGTTTTCTTATCTGTGTGTGAGAAGaagataagaaaaaaggaaaaagaggacGGAATGTGCTTTAACAACATAGGTCGTAGGCCGACCTTGAAACTTTCTTGCTTCACGGTGGCTGGTGATTTTTTTACTTGAAACTACTGAAATTTCTGAGTCGAAACTAAGAGGAaattgatagatatgtatataccaATGTATGTCATaagataatacatttatatatatatatatatatatatatatatatatatatatatatatatatatatatatatatgggtcttccaactcttctattgccttgtggagcccatttgaaagttgggtgaaataatctctcttgggaagtgcgaagtgcatgcccaaaccatctccatctacccctcaccacggtctcatccacatatggcactcgagtaatctctcttatagtttcatttctattcctgccctgccatttaactccaactattcttctgagggctttattcttaaatctacaaaatctgttggatattgtttcattgttatactgcGACTCATAcacacacagtaacaccgatctcattaaactgatatatagcctgggtTTTATATGTTAttcaaggcgatttgatttccaaattttacttaacctagccagtctttcagtctttcattaaactccagttctaaagaccctgtattagagatcattgctcctaaatatctaaatgattctacctcattaattatttctcattccaatgatatttcatcttccatcgcttattctgttctcatcctctctgtctttcttctatttatctcaaaAACAATcaacctcatgggatatttcatgcattctgatgaggaagctttgcaagtcctgtgacattttgctaataaggacagcgtcaacaGCAAACTCTAGGTCCCTTAACATCctgataccaatccagtccaatccttctccgtcatccccaactgttttatgcatgaCAAAATCCGTGAGgatgatgaacaacataggtgacaacatattcctttggagtactccactgttaatggaaatttatttgataagactccattaacattaactttgtacttgctatgctcataaacagacttaatcaaacttacatatttaagaggaacgccAAAATAACACAAGACTGTCCACAAAATttgccgttgcacactatcaaagactttttcatcgtccccaaatgccatcaaacgtagatttctatgttctacacatTAATGTACAAtgccttaaaatgaaaatgtggtcagagcaacttctaccttttctaaatcctacttgttcatctctcagctttctatcaatctttctctctattctctttagaataagcatactttatattttcatgacaactgacgtaagtgttatgcctctgtaattattacaattagttagatctcctttttttgccattttgaaaACCTCTCCAAGCTCCCGTTCATCAGGTTTTATCTCTTTATGCCACTttttacaaaatagtcttgtaattatatatataagtgacactgtctgtgtatttgtttgtgaaactGACGGTCTCAAACTATTTCTCGCCCTTATATAAAGTTTGTGTATGTCAATTCTGCTAATTAATAAAGGATTCCCTGTGATCCTGGGAATGCCAGGGCCAACCAGAGTTCATGTTCAAGGTTCTGGCTGAGCGCGGAGAATCCAGGGAGGGTcaattttttccttgagtctctATAAAGTGTTGCTAACCGGATAAACTTCTCATTTGTATGCATTATCATCAAGGATGTAATAAACAAGGCCGAATACATCATATCCTATTTTAAACGCTTTTATTACAACGTTACTGTTGATGTAAAGACAGTTTATGGAACGCAGCTAATAAATGCAGCATCttcggaaaaaggaaaaagaatgccGATCATATGTGgaatattatttataattcatttaccaaaatgaaaatgatgataagagTTTGAAGGTTTATAGgttgctcatgaagggcagaggcaagggacaggacaatgttcgAGAACGGACTAAATATGTATACGATCAGTGCCCAACGCCCCTgtccctcaagctaggaccaaggaggtccaggtaatgtctgatgatgactcagcagataaacctatagactcCTCCAAGTCCCCTGTATACCTCAAAAGGATAGTGTTGTTGCAGATACTACATGAAACTATTGAACCTGAGAGGGTTTCGAACTCCCAATCAATTGattaccaggtagggacgtttccagtaagTTATCACAACTTAGAAGAAGCACGACCAGATACTTGTAAAACCCTTGTGGACGAGAACAATGTATAAAtacgaaaaagaaataaaatttaatgcaACCAGCAGCAATTTATAATTATTAGCTCAAAGATAAGAGACGGATGCTAATGTTTTCCGTTTAATAATAGACAACTACCTTTAGCAAAATATTTACTGAGATTTTCATTCATCCATGATTTAGATAATTGCAAAGGAGATGAGAGGAGCAAGGACTTTTTCTATTTTATAGGGGGAATGTAGAGATAATTCGCATCACATCTAGTCAAGAAGATAGACATCCAATACATTAACTCTATTTTATAAATGTAGACAAATAAAAAGGATTgctaaagaagaaattaaaaaggaaataaacgataataTGACCAACGAAAGAGTCAAGAATTTTGGTATACATCTGAACAAGATGACGAATTTGAGATTCATGGAAagtaagggtacactcggataaATAGAGGTATTTAGAGCAAGTAAGGCTATTGTAACAATCAAGGCTAAGCTTGACGAGTAAAACTTTTAGAGTGATGCTACAACAATAAATGAAGACGAATGAAGATGCCAGGTATTTAGCATAGAGGAGGAAAACACAGAGCAAATATTTACTTCAAAAATGCTTCCGAGAGCTCATTTAAAAGTCTTCCGTCATCAGGAATTAGAATGTCCAACAAAGGAAGGGATTTCTTACATTTTAACGACAATAGAGATAAGggaaatgtacttatatatatatatatatatatatatatatatatatatatatatatatatatatatatatatatatgtgtgtgtgtgtgtgtgtgtgtgtgtgtgtgtgtgtgtgtgtgtttaggtatgtatctgcgtgtgtatatgtgtgttttaacTTCTCAATTGTTAAGTACtaatcaaagataaaataaatcacAGAATAATAGAGTGTAACagataaaataattgaaatttgcaCTGTATTGCAATAAGCAGTTTTatccaataaagtatttataaacatatttatgtaaaacaatatttttgatagttttaacTTTCTCCCGTTATTTAGGAATTCAGAGTAATAAGCATATTAACACCTCAACACACTAATCGTGATACTTTATTTGATAATATTGATATGAACAACGATTGCATGGAAGTACTTTGGTTCCTTAGAATTGCGTATTTTGgttcttcaagagaaaaaaaaaatgtttttgtttgattttaagatataaaaaaaaggcaGAAATTAAACAAATTTTTATAGTAAATTTAGCTCAAAAAATTTAAATCAAGTAATGAGAAAATGAAACCAAGAACATCTAATGAACAATTACTAAGGACTTGAATATCCTTAATATCATCACCTTAAGAATTTCCTTATTCTTCTTTACACAGCTACAAATGGACGTCTGGAGAAGTTCTGGCAACAGTGCCTATCCATTGGGACTTCAGGTTGATAGGTGAAGTTTCTCAGGCTCTGATTCCGGCAGCAGTCAAACAACAAGCTGGAATGTGAGATCCCGCAGCACCCAGATTCCAGCAGCCCTTCCTGTGGCTCCTCCGTTGAAGATGTTGACGACGTTGTGTCGGTCGTTGGAGTCGGAGAAGCGTTATGTGGTTTACAAAGTACCTCGTTGAGTAGGATGGTAAACTCTTTGGCAAAGACAGGAAAGTAACTTTTCGCACCTTTCTCCAATACTTGTGTTTGCTGTTTCAGCTCCCGCCGCAGTTTACCATCGATATAATAATTGCCCTAAGAGGAAAGATAACAATTagctggaaaaagaaaaaaaaaaatatctcctgtataaCATGCCCACTATATTGTCCAATGCCTCATAGAATGTTCAGTTTGAATTAGGATTTCTTATCAGTTCAATTACTTCTTCCAAAACGCAAAAATGATAACTTAACaggtgtaaaaaaaataataataaccaggaGCAACCTTACCCCAAGATTTGATATAATATTGAGAAGCATATCGGTGATGCAGAAAGAGTAGGAATTCGGCGTGTAGAGATCGTAGTGGGTATTCAAGTCAATGACATAGTCATATCCCTGCAATCTGGCCctccccccccgcaaaaaaaaaaaaaaaaattatacatggcTATGGACACTGGAATAGTTTTCATATAAATTAAAgttcaatatctaaaaaaaaaaaaaaaaaaaaaaaaaaaaagtgttatcgaTATTGGagtaattttcatataaattaaagATCAATATCTAAAAGAAGTGATATGTGATGTATGGGTGAAATCAATTTTCAAGAGACTCACATAGATGCTGATTTTGATGAAGATTCAATTCCTTTTATAAGTGCGCCATCTTTGGAAGGGTCGGCGGGGATACCATTCGTTCCTACGAGAGTCAGCTGTACCTGCGGGGATCAGGAAATATTCATAGACACAGAGAACGAAATTAGAAGCCTCAGAGGATATATGTAATTGGGAAGAGGTACAAAAAGATGATGGGGGAAGAGGCGGGCAGAGGAATTGTTTCTTCAAGTAGAAGAAAGGAAGAATATGATCAAATACAGCTCTTGGAATGATTCGTCTAATGCTGAACTTCCTTCAAAAATAACATCTGAATAGTTAACTCAGTGAAAATATTTGACGAATTATTCCTACCGTCTGGTTGTCAAGGTTATGGAAGCACTCAACATTGTGAAAGCCATGAGATACCATCTCGGCAAAGTCGAAGGGAAAGCTGAAAATAAAGAAAGTCACTTGAAAGAAAATATCATATAGTATATAAAGTGTGAAAACATCTTCTTATGTAATATATCTCTCTATAAAGTTAACAAAAATGATATTCGCGTATCATTTTGTTGTTCATATCTAACCTTTGGTCGTCGAGATTATGTTTGAAAGCGGAGATTCGAGGAAGTCTGTTTTCCCACGCCCTTTGCAGTTCGTCTATAGCTACCGAACACAGTGGCGACGCTGGAAGAAACGAGTTGATAGGATAAACTAATTGTGTATAATAAGCAACAGTAATCAATTGCATAGATcagaacagagaaaaaaaaatattttatgaagctcTTTGTTTACTTACGTTCAAGCGGAGGAAGCGCCGAAGTAAAGGCAGTAAAGGCCGCTAAGAGCAGCATTCTCTGAAGCATGGCTGAGGAGGTTTTCGATTCGGACCTACAAAGAGAGCCATAGAGAGGAGTGAGATTTAATTATTATTGTCACTAGTTTTAGACTGCGTTCAGTTCTTGTTTAACTACCCTTCTCTTTTTATATTAAAGACAAAATGTCTTAGAAACGATTCTTCTTTTTAGTACGGTAAAATTAGAATAGATCTTAGCAACATTCAGAAAAAGCTTTGGTAACATCTGCTACACACATAAGATAGATTAGCAATTTTTTACACACGTCACTGTAATTAATAAAGTCATCACTGTCATATATTTAAATAGTTTTACATTTTATATGCAAAAATAATGTACTTATAGATCTATCTAATTTAATGGTAATTCTTGAAATATTCATATCTTTATCACACAAAATACGATTTCTAAAATTAAAGTATTAATTTCATAACCAATGGATAATCATGTGTCAATGAATATCTTAGGATAAGATAAACATACGATGCTCCATTGATAGGTGAAGCGGACAATGTAAATACTTCATTGCCCAAAGAGTTACAATGGAAGATACCTTCTTCTACTGAGAGTGAAATGAGAGAGATGTTAGTGCAAGCAAAGAAATTGAAAGATTAGTTTTACACACATATGGAAAAAGTATTTCGGTTCCCatgtttaatatttccttgttGCTTTCCACCAAGAGTAGAGAGATGAGGCATCgagtgtggaatttttattctgatTTCGAGTCCAGTTCTAAATTATCTCGTGAACGGAAACTGGTCATTATTCTTTCTAAGtggaacaatatatatttattttaatatgttcttttatttatttgaagaaaataatgacaACCCCGGTGGGCGATTAGGTGGCATAGTCAGTCTCTCAAGATTGTTATAAAACTTCTTTTTATTTAGCAGATAATTTTGTGTTGGGGTATTTAAAAGAACCATAGATTTTTTCAGTAAAGGAGAAGATGAAATAAATTGCTATCGATAAAAACGTTTATGTTACGTTAAATCATTTTTTCTGAACCGTTTGAACAACGAATCAGgctaataatatgatatttttcaaaaattaataaATGCACCTCAAAAAAGCTCCCTTTTAATAAGGTAAATGATAAAATGATGATTGACTAAATTCATTCACTCCGCTGGATATCTATCTCAACTCAATTCACTGCTTTGTGACTTAGCAGGAGACATTGTATCTTGTAAAAACTTCCATATTCTTAAACTATTGTTATCTCTTTCAAGCCTTTACAAGAGCCGAGTTCTTCTCATCCAGGGTTCGCCAggctttttacatacatacatatttacatcacTGAATAATCAGCTATTAAGACAAACATACGAATTGGCATATTTCCCTCCTATGTTAAGAAATTAATCAAACAGTGCTCTCGTCACTAGGAATTTGTTATCAAGCATCATTCAAAAAGGCACAGGTACATGAAACAGAACCATTTCAACCTGGAATAAAAGAGTGTAGATAAGTTTTAGTTCACGAGAAAATGCTTCTGGCTTTATTCGATTAACGATTAAGAGGAATAACGGAATAACAATAGGGAGATGGATGAAAAATCCAGTTGATTAAGTTCATGTATTTGAAATTGAATAAGAAAAGTATCGTGGGAATTAGTTTCAATGGATTATCTTATCAGGAACTTATATAAGGCGAATCTCAAAGTTCCTTCATGAACTGGTTTTCTACTAGCGAGCAAAGATGATTTCCCATGAAAATAAACTTTGCTCACAATAAACCttccatttttatttctctttgaatAATAGGAAATCAATTGAACTCAAGAACTTGATGAACATATTATAGGGGCCTTATCGTGTATTATTTCCATTCCGTTGGGAAACGTTCCTTTATTCCATTTTGATTATCAAATTAACTGTGAATCGCCAATggagttcacatatatatatatatatatatatatatatatatatatatatatatatatatatatatatatatatatatatatatatatatatatatatatacgcacaaacacacacacatatatttatataaatatatatatatatatatatatatatatatatatatatatatataaatatatatatatatattatatatatatattgtatatatatatacattaaatatatatctatatatatagcatatatatacatatatatatatatatatatatatatatatatcctgtatatatatatatatatatacctatatatcctgtatatatatacatatatatatatatatatatatatatatatatatatatatatatatatatatatatatatttatatatcatatatacatatatgtatgtatatatacatgcatatatatatatatatatatatatatatatatatatatatatatatatatatatatatatgttaaaattatcaaaatgctTAGACATTTCAGATATAAATTTTCACTGCGGTATTATTTCTTTAAGAACGCTTACTACAATTTCCAAGTGTAAAGAAGAAgtgaaattttaaacaaaatagttTTTCTTACATAAATATCTTCACAAAGTCCAACTTACAACAAACGTCTTATGTCTTACAGTGAGAAGATCACGCCGGAAGGACACCACGACTGGTCAGCTTGTGACTCCAAACTGTCAAGCGCAGAAGTCATCCTCCGTCTACTTACACCTTCTGCCAATCCTGGATTCATTGCCGAATTCCACCAGCGCGCCCATGTCCCGCCTCCAAGACGCTCCTCGGCTCGCAGCGCAGATTGGTCAAGATGGTCACACTTTGTTTTCAGCAATCTTCGTTCCTATTTTGTGCTTCATTCATGCCCTTAGGGTAGTAGTGTGCGAATGTCTAAGGCTCCAGAGCTCGCAAATTGGttatcatatcctctctctctctctctctctctctctctctctctctctctctctctctctctctctctctctctctctctctctctctctgtatatatatatatatatatatatacacatatatataatatatatatgtatatatatatatatatatatatatatatatatatatatatatatatatatatatatatatgtctatatatacatatatatatatatatatatatatatatatatatatatatatatatgcatacacacacacacatatatatatatatagatagatagatagatagatattgtatatataagcacataattatatgtatatatactgtatatatatgtgtctgtgtgtatatatatatacatatatgaataagtacacacacacacacatatatatatatatatatatatatatatatatatatatatatatatatatatatatatatatatatacatacatatatatttatatgtatatatatatatatatatatatatatatatatatatatatatatatatatatatgtgtgtgtgtgtgtgtgtgcgtgtatacatatatatatatatatatatatatatatatatatatatatatatatatatatatatatatatatatgtatgtatatatatatgaatacatgtacatatatatatatatacacacacacacacatatatatatatatatatatatatatatatatatatatatatatatatatatatgtatatatatacatatatatatatatatatatacacatatatatatatatatatatatatatatatatatatatatatatatgtatatatacagtatatatatatatatatatatatatatatatatatatatatatatatatatatatatatatatatatatatatatatatatatatatatggtgtgctactgtcttaagcacacatttgagtatgagttgttttcagatgtattcaaatggatttactgaatacatcttaatggtttttaagttttatttttataaaacaacatagttaaacatctccatcactggaggaagctgtgttggtccagacgaccaattctggtcaagtttagatatgaactgaataaattatcgatatcacagatatcgtatgcttgctttaatttagccacgtgacggaatcggaagacacctgcatccggtgacgtcacaaactttcacacgaggagacaatgtgttgacgttaagaaagaatgtcaatttgccgaggttagcattatacatcctgcttataatttgaatgactacag contains these protein-coding regions:
- the LOC137659533 gene encoding uncharacterized protein isoform X2, whose translation is MSESKTSSAMLQRMLLLAAFTAFTSALPPLEPSPLCSVAIDELQRAWENRLPRISAFKHNLDDQSFPFDFAEMVSHGFHNVECFHNLDNQTVQLTLVGTNGIPADPSKDGALIKGIESSSKSASILQGYDYVIDLNTHYDLYTPNSYSFCITDMLLNIISNLGGNYYIDGKLRRELKQQTQVLEKGAKSYFPVFAKEFTILLNEVLCKPHNASPTPTTDTTSSTSSTEEPQEGLLESGCCGISHSSLLFDCCRNQSLRNFTYQPEVPMDRHCCQNFSRRPFVAV
- the LOC137659533 gene encoding uncharacterized protein isoform X1, giving the protein MNPGLAEGVSRRRMTSALDSLESQADQSWCPSGVIFSLSESKTSSAMLQRMLLLAAFTAFTSALPPLEPSPLCSVAIDELQRAWENRLPRISAFKHNLDDQSFPFDFAEMVSHGFHNVECFHNLDNQTVQLTLVGTNGIPADPSKDGALIKGIESSSKSASILQGYDYVIDLNTHYDLYTPNSYSFCITDMLLNIISNLGGNYYIDGKLRRELKQQTQVLEKGAKSYFPVFAKEFTILLNEVLCKPHNASPTPTTDTTSSTSSTEEPQEGLLESGCCGISHSSLLFDCCRNQSLRNFTYQPEVPMDRHCCQNFSRRPFVAV
- the LOC137659533 gene encoding uncharacterized protein isoform X3, with the protein product MLQRMLLLAAFTAFTSALPPLEPSPLCSVAIDELQRAWENRLPRISAFKHNLDDQSFPFDFAEMVSHGFHNVECFHNLDNQTVQLTLVGTNGIPADPSKDGALIKGIESSSKSASILQGYDYVIDLNTHYDLYTPNSYSFCITDMLLNIISNLGGNYYIDGKLRRELKQQTQVLEKGAKSYFPVFAKEFTILLNEVLCKPHNASPTPTTDTTSSTSSTEEPQEGLLESGCCGISHSSLLFDCCRNQSLRNFTYQPEVPMDRHCCQNFSRRPFVAV